A genome region from Brassica oleracea var. oleracea cultivar TO1000 chromosome C2, BOL, whole genome shotgun sequence includes the following:
- the LOC106324997 gene encoding probable E3 ubiquitin-protein ligase ARI13, giving the protein MEHDPEREYSVLTRDDLNEKMNKQIDDLSEIFLLSKPAATVLLMNLQWDSQRVSERLSEDKEKLLMRSGLITDSNYNDSFFSVEKNLAMLTLEAKGMHNEYVLRSFLEQNKGLTIRRCPSPGCGYFIEFHRDIYFDEYGLNVVCLCGHTFCGRCSLESHRPVTCNNASDWLRDLGKLSESLSVSWIESNTKPCPHCQFPIEVGSRSRLFRFVECLYCSGRLCSECMQTVESHKTADGYYGACVGPLLPQLANGPEAVVVTCVDRWEASDVAMVEAKSELESFDESHFTSQEYIRNMREGLMLIVQCRQFLKWSCVYDHVHTEYQASKREYLRFLQDFASTLVQSYSETLKEETVKAFSATTYEETIYPKWKVANATSSIGNFFFHFSKTLEDGIDDVKVKSYDNFGGPYWLCDRCTSGNTWLDMRCKMCCASATPVEKKLRDLSIN; this is encoded by the exons ATGGAGCACGATCCAGAGCGAGAGTACTCTGTTCTCACTAGGGACGATCTCAACGAGAAGATGAACAAACAGATCGATGATCTCTCCGAGATCTTCTTGCTCTCAAAACCCGCTGCGACCGTACTCCTCATGAATCTCCAGTGGGACTCGCAACGCGTTTCGGAGCGTTTGAGCGAAGACAAGGAGAAGCTGTTGATGCGATCGGGTTTGATAACCGATTCGAACTATAACGATAGCTTCTTCTCCGTGGAGAAAAACCTAGCTATGCTAACGTTGGAGGCTAAAGGCATGCACAACGAGTACGTTCTCAGATCTTTCCTGGAACAAAACAAGGGTTTGACGATCAGACGTTGTCCTTCGCCGGGTTGCGGTTACTTCATCGAGTTTCACCGAGACATTTATTTTGACGAGTATGGTCTAAACGTTGTGTGTCTATGTGGTCATACCTTTTGCGGGAGGTGCAGCCTTGAGTCGCACAGACCTGTGACGTGCAACAACGCTTCTGATTGGTTGAGAGACTTGGGGAAGTTATCAGAGTCGCTGAGCGTTTCTTGGATCGAAAGTAACACGAAGCCTTGCCCTCATTGCCAGTTTCCTATAGAGGTTGGTTCTCGTTCAAGGCTGTTCCGGTTTGTGGAATGTCTCTACTGCAG TGGTCGTTTATGTAGCGAGTGTATGCAGACAGTGGAGTCCCACAAAACGGCAGACGGATACTATGGAGCCTGTGTTGGACCGTTGCTACCACAACTCGCGAACGGACCAGAAGCGGTTGTCGTTACGTGTGTGGATCGATGGGAGGCGAGTGATGTCGCAATGGTGGAAGCCAAGTCCGAGCTAGAATCTTTCGACGAATCCCACTTCACTAGCCAAGAGTACATACGGAACATGAGAGAAGGCTTGATGCTGATTGTTCAATGCCGACAGTTTCTCAAGTGGAGCTGTGTGTACGACCACGTCCACACCGAGTACCAAGCCTCTAAGAGGGAGTACTTGCGGTTCTTGCAAGATTTTGCGAGCACGCTCGTGCAGAGTTACTCGGAGACGCTGAAGGAGGAGACCGTGAAGGCCTTTTCTGCGACTACTTATGAAGAGACTATTTACCCCAAGTGGAAGGTAGCCAACGCGACGAGCAGTATTGGTAACTTCTTTTTTCACTTCAGTAAGACTTTGGAAGATGGGATAGATGACGTGAAGGTGAAGTCTTATGACAACTTTGGTGGTCCTTATTGGCTTTGTGATCGTTGTACCTCTGGGAACACGTGGCTTGATATGAGGTGTAAGATGTGCTGTGCTAGTGCAACTCCTGTGGAGAAGAAGCTGAGAGATTTATCTATTAACTAG
- the LOC106319005 gene encoding diacylglycerol kinase 2, with protein MMEVGFSLIHWLISSGADSPFIFGWLVTGSFGLLAVVYTFLKWQNKVSLNWVKAAAREKKKVWKRLRVPLSHHQWTDDYGCGPQPSTCCVCLYSLVPGQNVSSKAALSIPVHRCSVCGVAAHFYCSGSAAKDCKCVAQAGSDHVRHHWSERWVNMDDNADMSAFCFYCDEPCGIPFIEASPMWHCLWCQRLIHVKCHMIMSKESGDDCDLGSLRRVILSPVNVKVSGENGVDGVLSTITNELASIRGQVRRKRHRGKNGNVQIISGKLLEDTASNPVKSVVNGIVVKKLRRDRSIDCLKNVSDMPSGKGMQNGVGAPKRSKNAALNFMKKYSLVDLPPDARPLLVFINAKSGGQLGPFLHRRLNMLLNPVQVFELGSCQGPDAGLDLFSKVKYFRVLVCGGDGTVAWVLDAIEKRNFESPPPVAILPLGTGNDLSRVLQWGRGVSVVDGQGSLRAFLQDIDHAAVTMLDRWSVKILEEKTESFPAKEGHKFMMNYLGIGCDAKVAYEFHMMRQENPEKFSSQFVNKLRYAKEGARDIMDRACADLPWQVWLEVDGKDIEIPKDSEGLIVLNIGSYMGGVDLWQNDYEHDDDSFSIQSMHDKTLEVVCVRGAWHLGKLQVGLSQARRLAQGNVVRIHVSSPFPVQIDGEPFIQQPGSLEITHHGQVFMLRRASDEPRGHAAAIMNEVLLDAECKGVINAAQKKQLLQQMALNLS; from the exons ATGATGGAAGTGGGGTTCTCTCTTATTCATTGGTTGATTAGTTCTGGTGCTGATAGTCCCTTTATTTTCGGATGGCTTGTGACTGGATCATTCGGGCTTCTGGCTGTTGTCTACACGTTTCTCAAATGGCAGAACAAAGTTTCTTTGAATTGGGTTAAAGCTGCTGCTAGGGAGAAGAAGAAGGTATGGAAAAGACTGAGAGTTCCACTTTCTCATCATCAGTGGACTGACGATTACGGCTGTGGGCCGCAGCCATCCACCTGCTGCGTTTGTCTCTACTCTCTTGTTCCGGGCCAGAATGTTTCTAGTAAGGCAGCTCTGAGTATCCCTGTCCATCGATGTTCTGTATGTGGTGTAGCAGCTCACTTTTACTGCTCAGGCTCTGCAGCAAAAGACTGCAAATGCGTTGCGCAGGCCGGCTCTGACCATGTCCGGCATCACTGGTCCGAGAGATGGGTTAACATGGATGACAATGCCGACATGTCTGCGTTTTGCTTCTATTGTGATGAGCCTTGCGGTATTCCTTTCATCGAAGCTTCTCCAATGTGGCACTGTCTTTGGTGCCAGCGCCTCATACATGTCAAGTGTCACATGATTATGTCCAAGGAATCTGGTGATGATTGTGATCTTGGCTCTCTCAGAAGGGTAATCCTCTCTCCAGTAAATGTAAAAGTCAGTGGAGAAAATGGGGTAGATGGAGTACTGAGTACCATTACAAACGAGTTAGCATCTATACGAGGGCAGGTGAGGAGAAAGCGCCATAGGGGTAAAAATGGGAATGTCCAGATTATTAGTGGTAAGCTATTGGAGGATACAGCCAGCAATCCTGTGAAAAGCGTAGTTAATGGGATTGTAGTGAAGAAGCTACGCAGGGACAGGAGCATAGATTGCTTAAAGAACGTCTCTGACATGCCTAGTGGTAAGGGAATGCAAAATGGTGTAGGGGCACCTAAACGAAGTAAAAATGCTGCTTTAAATTTTATGAAGAAGTATAGCTTGGTTGATTTGCCCCCGGATGCAAGACCGCTTTTGGTCTTTATAAATGCCAAGAGCGGAGGTCAACTCGGCCCTTTTCTTCATAGGAGACTTAATATGCTATTAAATCCAGTACAG GTCTTTGAACTTGGCTCTTGTCAAGGGCCAGATGCTGGTCTAGACCTATTTAGCAAAGTGAAGTACTTTAGAGTTTTGGTCTGCGGGGGAGATGGAACAGTAGCGTGGGTGCTTGATGCCATTGAGAAGCGCAATTTCGAATCCCCTCCACCTGTAGCTATTCTTCCGTTAGGCACAGGAAACGATTTATCTAGAGTTTTGCAGTGGGGAAGAGGTGTTTCAGTAGTTGATGGACAAGGAAGTCTACGAGCGTTTTTGCAAGACATTGATCATGCTGCAGTTACAATGTTGGATCGCTGGAGTGTAAAGATTTTAGAAGAGAAAACCGAAAGTTTTCCAGCAAAAGAAGGCCACAAATTCATGATGAATTACTTAG GTATTGGCTGCGATGCCAAGGTTGCATATGAATTTCACATGATGCGGCAAGAAAACCCAGAGAAGTTTAGTAGTCAG TTTGTAAATAAATTGCGATATGCTAAAGAAGGTGCCAGAGATATCATGGATCGAGCATGTGCCGATTTACCATGGCAAGTTTGGCTTGAAGTTGATGGAAAAGACATTGAGATTCCCAAG GATTCAGAGGGTCTTATAGTACTTAACATTGGAAGCTACATGGGCGGAGTAGATCTTTGGCAAAATGATTATGAACATGATGATGATAGTTTTAGCATTCAGTCTATGCACGACAAGACTCTGGAGGTCGTATGCGTCCGTGGCGCGTGGCACCTTGGGAAACTACAG GTGGGTCTTTCGCAGGCTAGGAGGTTAGCACAAGGGAACGTAGTAAGAATACATGTGTCTAGTCCTTTCCCTGTTCAAATAGATGGAGAACCGTTTATTCAGCAACCTGGTAGCTTGGAGATAACTCACCACGGGCAG GTGTTTATGTTAAGAAGAGCATCAGATGAACCCAGAGGCCATGCGGCGGCCATAATGAACGAGGTGTTACTGGATGCAGAATGCAAAGGAGTCATAAACGCAGCTCAAAAGAAACAACTTCTTCAACAAATGGCTCTCAATCTCTCCTAG
- the LOC106327293 gene encoding uncharacterized protein LOC106327293, producing the protein MGKENQLETGVNDHDCPPLKTDELATVARYSTDSDSGLPTCRVCHSAESDKRGDAALGFLGITLKTNADETVDDNVTKSTETDIEMGILHHHQDPLLELGCSCKNELALVHYACALKWFLNHGSTVCEICGIAAENIKTADFNKVVIALRDHTALHTDATVDTDEAAVIRRQRLSEISSWFGPHALNNNNSSSAAASQAVSEQPLGVVNFGVLPMENRATKWAVEGTGILLATGLLTVTLVWIIAPRVGKETARSGIHILLGGLCALIIVIFFRFVVLTRIRYGPARYWAILFIFWFLVFGIWASRSSSSHSNS; encoded by the exons ATGGGTAAAGAGAATCAGTTGGAGACAGGAGTCAATGATCACGATTGTCCACCCCTCAAGACCGATGAACTAGCAACTGTGGCGCGTTACAGTACAGACAGTGACTCAGGGCTACCAACTTGTCGTGTATGCCACTCCGCAGAATCCGACAAACGAGGAGATGCCGCCTTGGGGTTCTTGGGGATCACTCTCAAAACCAATGCAGACGAAACAGTTGATGATAATGTCACCAAATCTACAGAGACTGATATCGAAATGGGAATCCTGCATCATCATCAGGATCCGTTGCTCGAACTTGGATGTTCTTGCAAGAACGAGCTTGCTCTGGTACACTACGCCTGCGCTCTCAAATGGTTCCTCAACCATGGATCAACCGTGTGTGAGATCTGTGGGATCGCTGCGGAGAATATTAAAACCGCTGATTTCAACAAAGTGGTCATTGCCTTGAGAGACCACACGGCGTTGCATACAGATGCAACCGTGGATACAGACGAAGCTGCTGTCATTAGAAGGCAAAGGCTTAGTGAGATATCTTCATGGTTCGGCCCACATGCCTTGAATAACAACAACAGTAGCTCTGCTGCAGCTTCTCAGGCTGTGTCTGAACAACCTTTAGGTGTTGTGAACTTTGGCGTCTTGCCTATGGAGAACCGTGCGACTAAATGGGCCGTGGAAGGGACAGGGATACTGCTTGCTACTGGTTTGCTCACTGTTACTTTGGTCTGGATCATTGCTCCTCGTGTTGGAAAG GAAACTGCTAGAAGTGGAATTCATATCCTACTTGGTGGACTATGTGCTTTGATAATAGTCATCTTCTTCAGATTT GTTGTGCTCACTAGAATCAGGTATGGTCCTGCACGCTACTGGGCGATCTTATTCATCTTCTGGTTTCTTGTGTTTGGTATTTGGGCTTCTCGTTCTAGTTCTTCTCACAGTAACTCTTGA
- the LOC106327294 gene encoding NAC domain-containing protein 102-like produces the protein MKAELNLPAGFRFHPTDEELVKFYLCRRCASEPITVPVIAEIDLYKFNPWELPDMALYGEKEWYFFSHRDRKYPNGSRPNRAAGTGYWKATGADKPIGKPKTLGIKKALVFYAGKAPRGVKTNWIMHEYRLANVDRSASSNRMNNLRLDDWVLCRIYNKKGTVEKYYPADEKERVMMVITNTTTTSDSKCSSHVISPDVTCSSEVQSESKWVDLEDAFDASMFGSLLQNDAFVPQFPYQSDFAAMFEDPLEQKPFFNWSFGSQG, from the exons ATGAAGGCGGAGCTAAATTTACCGGCGGGATTCCGATTTCACCCGACGGACGAAGAGCTAGTGAAGTTCTATCTCTGCCGGAGATGCGCGTCGGAGCCGATCACCGTTCCGGTGATCGCGGAGATTGATCTGTACAAGTTCAATCCGTGGGAGCTTCCAG ACATGGCTTTGTACGGAGAGAAAGAATGGTACTTCTTCTCACACCGAGACCGGAAATACCCAAACGGTTCGCGTCCAAACCGGGCAGCTGGAACCGGTTATTGGAAAGCGACTGGAGCTGATAAACCGATCGGTAAACCGAAGACGTTGGGGATTAAGAAAGCGCTTGTCTTCTACGCAGGGAAAGCTCCGAGAGGAGTGAAGACGAATTGGATTATGCACGAGTATCGCCTCGCTAATGTTGACCGGTCTGCTTCTTCGAACAGGATGAACAACTTAAGA CTTGATGATTGGGTGTTATGTCGGATTTACAATAAGAAAGGAACGGTGGAGAAGTATTATCCGGCGGATGAGAAAGAGAGGGTGATGATGGTGATTACTAATACTACTACGACGTCGGATTCGAAATGCTCGAGTCACGTGATTTCACCGGACGTCACGTGTTCCTCCGAGGTTCAGAGCGAGTCGAAATGGGTTGATCTTGAGGACGCGTTTGATGCGTCCATGTTTGGTTCCTTGCTGCAAAATGACGCTTTTGTCCCTCAGTTTCCGTATCAGTCTGATTTCGCCGCTATGTTCGAGGACCCGCTGGAGCAGAAACCCTTCTTCAATTGGAGTTTTGGTTCTCAGGGGTAA
- the LOC106327712 gene encoding beta-galactosidase 6, with protein MMSGRVASCWILVAMVVVLSTAPAGGDTAEKGVTYDGRSLIIDGQRKLLFSGSIHYPRSTPEMWPSLIKKTKEGGIDVIQTYVFWNLHEPKLGQYDFSGRNDLVKFIKEIRSQGLYVCLRIGPFVEAEWNYGGLPFWLRDVPGMVYRTDNEPFKFHMQRFTSKIVNLMKSEGLYASQGGPIILSQIENEYGNVEAAFHEKGASYVKWAAQMAVGLQTGVPWIMCKQPDAPDPVINTCNGMRCGETFPGPNSPNKPKMWTEDWTSFYQFYGGTPYIRSAEDIAFHAALFIAKNGSYINYYMYHGGTNFGRTSSSYFITGYYDQAPLDEYGLLRQPKYGHLKELHAAIKSSANPLLQGKQTILSLGPMQQAYVFEDENSGCVAFLVNNDARKAIQIQFRNNAYSLLPKSIGILQNCKNLIYETAKVNVAKNMRVTTPVQVFNVPDKWEVFRESIPTFSDTPLKTKALLEHTNLTKDKSDYLWYTLRFESSSPCANPSLYIESLGHVVHVFVNHALAGSGHGSRNITVVKLQVPVSLINGQNNISILSGMVGLPDSGAYMERKSYGLTKAQISCGGTNAIDLSGSQWGYLVGLVGDKVKLHQWANLKSVKRSTNDAGLIKNCPLAWYKTMFDEPNGDGPVGLNMGSMGKGEVWVNGESIGRYWVSFLTPAGHPSQSIYHIPRAFLKPSGNLLVVFEEEGGDPLGISLNTISVIGSNKAQSQLS; from the exons ATGATGTCCGGTCGGGTCGCATCGTGTTGGATTCTTGTGGCGATGGTTGTTGTTCTCTCCACAGCTCCCGCCGGCGGTGATACGGCGGAGAAGGGAGTAACGTATGACGGACGGTCTTTGATTATCGATGGACAGAGGAAACTTCTCTTCTCCGGTTCCATTCATTATCCTCGCAGCACACCCGAG ATGTGGCCCTCTCTGATAAAGAAGACAAAGGAAGGAGGCATCGATGTGATCCAAACGTACGTTTTTTGGAACCTCCATGAGCCCAAGCTCGGACAG TATGATTTTAGTGGAAGAAACGATTTGGTGAAGTTTATTAAAGAAATTAGATCACAAGGTCTCTATGTCTGCCTACGTATTGGACCCTTCGTCGAAGCTGAATGGAATTATGG AGGATTGCCATTTTGGTTACGGGATGTACCCGGTATGGTATACCGAACCGATAACGAGCCATTCAAGTTCCACATGCAAAGATTCACCAGTAAGATCGTAAATTTGATGAAATCGGAGGGCTTATATGCGTCTCAAGGAGGTCCAATCATTCTTTCTCAG ATAGAGAACGAGTACGGGAACGTGGAGGCAGCTTTTCATGAGAAAGGAGCATCGTACGTCAAGTGGGCAGCTCAAATGGCGGTAGGGCTTCAGACCGGTGTGCCATGGATCATGTGCAAGCAGCCCGATGCTCCTGATCCAGTG ATCAATACTTGCAATGGAATGAGATGCGGCGAGACATTTCCAGGACCAAACTCACCTAATAAACCTAAAATGTGGACTGAAGATTGGACATCTTT CTATCAATTTTATGGAGGAACACCTTATATTAGATCTGCTGAGGATATAGCTTTCCATGCAGCTCTTTTCATTGCGAAAAACGGAAGCTACATCAACTACTACATG TACCATGGTGGAACAAACTTTGGAAGGACATCATCTTCATATTTCATTACAGGATATTATGATCAAGCTCCTCTTGATGAATACG GTCTTTTAAGACAGCCAAAGTACGGTCACTTGAAGGAGCTTCACGCTGCTATAAAATCCTCAGCAAATCCTTTGCTTCAAGGGAAGCAAACGATTCTCTCCTTGGGACCAATGCAACAAGCTTATGTCTTTGAAGATGAGAACAGTGGATGCGTTGCGTTTCTGGTGAACAACGACGCGAGAAAAGCCATTCAAATACAGTTCAGAAACAATGCGTATAGCTTGCTTCCCAAGTCAATTGGTATTCTTCAGAATTGCAAAAACCTAATCTATGAAACAGCAAAGGTGAATGTGGCGAAGAACATGAGAGTTACAACGCCGGTTCAGGTGTTCAATGTTCCAGACAAATGGGAAGTGTTTAGAGAATCAATCCCAACATTCTCAGACACACCTTTGAAGACTAAAGCTTTGTTGGAACATACCAACTTGACAAAGGACAAGAGTGATTATCTTTGGTACACTTTAAG GTTTGAGTCGAGTTCACCTTGCGCGAACCCGTCTCTCTACATTGAGTCATTAGGACATGTGGTTCACGTGTTCGTCAATCATGCACTAGCAG GTTCTGGGCATGGAAGCAGAAACATCACGGTGGTTAAACTCCAAGTTCCAGTTAGCTTAATCAACGGACAAAACAACATTTCAATCCTTAGCGGCATGGTCGGTTTACCG GACTCTGGGGCTTACATGGAGAGGAAATCTTATGGACTAACCAAAGCTCAAATTAGCTGTGGTGGGACAAATGCCATTGATTTGAGTGGATCTCAATGGGGTTACTTG GTGGGTTTGGTAGGGGACAAAGTTAAGTTACATCAATGGGCGAATCTAAAGAGCGTGAAGCGGAGTACCAATGACGCTGGACTCATTAAGAATTGCCCTCTTGCTTGGTACAAG ACGATGTTTGACGAGCCGAACGGAGATGGGCCGGTGGGGCTTAACATGGGGAGTATGGGTAAAGGAGAAGTGTGGGTGAATGGTGAAAGCATTGGTCGTTATTGGGTTTCCTTTCTCACACCTGCTGGTCATCCTTCTCAATCTAT ATATCATATTCCAAGGGCGTTTCTGAAACCATCTGGAAATCTATTGGTGGTTTTTGAAGAGGAAGGTGGTGATCCTCTTGGGATCTCTTTGAATACTATATCGGTTATTGGTTCTAACAAAGCTCAATCTCAACTTTCATGA
- the LOC106322916 gene encoding amino acid permease 4, which produces MDVSRPAFKCFDDDGRLKRSGTVWTASAHIITAVIGSGVLSLAWAIGQLGWIAGPAVMFLFSFVTYFSSTLLSDCYRTGDPVSGKRNYTYMDAVQSILGGFRFKICGLIQFLNLFGITVGYTIAASISMMAIKRSNCFHESGGKNPCHMSSNPYMIMFGVTEILLSQIKDFDQIWWLSIVAAIMSFTYSAIGLALGIIQVAANGVFKGSLTGISIGTVTQTQKIWRTFQALGDIAFAYSYSVVLIEIQDTVRSPPAESKTMKQATRISIAVTTTFYMLCGCMGYAAFGDAAPGNLLTGFGFYNPFWLLDVANIAIVIHLVGAYQVFAQPIFAFVDKQAAARFPDSDLVSKEFEIRIPGVRAPYKVNVFRAVFRSCFVVLTTVISMLMPFFNDVVGILGALGFWPLTVYFPVEMYIKQRKVEKWSMKWVCLKMLSGGCLVITVVAGVGSVAGVMLDLKVYKPFKTTY; this is translated from the exons ATGGATGTTTCTCGGCCAGCTTTCAAATGTTTTGATGATGATGGAAGGCTTAAGAGATCAG GGACGGTTTGGACCGCAAGTGCGCATATTATAACTGCTGTGATAGGATCTGGTGTTCTATCTCTAGCATGGGCCATAGGCCAACTCGGTTGGATCGCTGGACCTGCAGTGATGTTCTTGTTCTCTTTCGTCACTTACTTCTCTTCCACTCTTCTCAGTGACTGCTACAGAACTGGTGATCCTGTTTCCGGAAAGAGAAACTACACTTACATGGATGCTGTCCAATCAATCCTCG GTGGGTTTAGGTTCAAGATTTGTGGTCTGATTCAGTTCTTGAATCTTTTTGGAATCACAGTCGGTTACACAATTGCAGCATCTATAAGCATGAT GGCAATTAAGAGATCGAACTGCTTCCACGAGAGCGGAGGGAAGAACCCATGTCACATGTCAAGCAACCCCTACATGATCATGTTTGGTGTCACAGAGATCTTGCTCTCTCAGATCAAAGACTTTGACCAGATTTGGTGGCTCTCCATAGTTGCTGCCATCATGTCCTTCACATATTCTGCAATAGGTTTAGCTCTCGGAATCATTCAGGTCGCAG CAAATGGAGTATTTAAAGGAAGTCTCACTGGCATAAGCATAGGAACAGTGACTCAAACCCAAAAGATATGGAGAACCTTCCAAGCACTTGGAGATATTGCCTTTGCTTATTCATACTCCGTTGTCCTAATCGAGATTCAAGACACTGTAAGATCTCCACCAGCAGAATCAAAAACGATGAAGCAAGCCACAAGAATAAGCATAGCCGTTACGACGACGTTTTACATGCTATGTGGTTGCATGGGCTACGCTGCTTTTGGAGACGCAGCACCTGGAAACCTCTTAACCGGTTTTGGTTTCTACAACCCGTTTTGGCTCCTCGACGTGGCCAACATCGCCATTGTTATCCACCTTGTAGGAGCTTACCAAGTTTTTGCTCAGCCCATCTTCGCGTTTGTGGATAAACAAGCCGCGGCTAGGTTTCCTGATAGTGACTTGGTCTCCAAGGAATTTGAAATCAGGATCCCTGGAGTTAGGGCACCGTATAAAGTCAACGTTTTCAGAGCAGTGTTCCGGTCTTGTTTTGTGGTTTTGACCACCGTGATCTCGATGCTCATGCCGTTCTTTAACGACGTCGTGGGGATCTTGGGAGCGTTAGGGTTTTGGCCTTTGACGGTTTATTTTCCGGTGGAGATGTATATTAAACAGAGGAAAGTTGAGAAGTGGAGTATGAAGTGGGTTTGTTTGAAAATGTTGAGCGGTGGATGTTTAGTGATTACGGTGGTTGCCGGAGTTGGCTCGGTGGCTGGTGTAATGCTTGACCTTAAGGTTTACAAGCCGTTCAAGACTACTTACTAA